A segment of the Candidatus Neomarinimicrobiota bacterium genome:
ACAGAGGTCTTCTCAAGATATTTTTCTTCCGCTTCTTTGAGCCTTTTAGATCTTTCATCGTCATCCTCGCCGAAGCTAAACGCATAAGAATATCCCCTTCCCCCTGCTATAACCGGAGCTGGGGAAGGCACAAACATGGTCTGTATCATCGGTGTTGAGATCGGAAGTGAGAATATAACGCCGTATTCCGGCAGGTAAAATCCCCGGCTCCTGCTGTTGAATGACCAATTATAGTTTCCAACTGAATTGAGAAGTTTGTCAACAATTCCTTCCATTATCCTCAGATCTTCGTCCAATCTGTCGTAGTCCATTCCTCTGTTTTTTTGAGCTTCTGCGGTCTGGAAACCAAAAGCTAACAAGATTCCCAGTCCGATTACATATTTCAGTTTATTCATAATAACCTCGATCATTTTCCTTCGATATTTCGTGAACCGGTTAAACTATTTGTCTGATAAGAAGAAAGCCTGTAAAGATTATCCAACAGCTGGTTAGTGCGCACGAATCTGCCCTCATTCCGGTGGACTATCTCATTAATGGACCTTCCAATCAGTGTCAGGTCCTGTCTTCTTTGATTCGCAAACTCATTTGCGAGACTGTTTACGGTTATGATATTCTCGTTCCTCAGTCTCTCTTCGCTCGCCAAAAGCAGGCTGTTCATCAAAACGAGATTTTCCTGCTGAAGCTTTTTGAATTCGGAGAGTAACACGCTCTCCCCCAACTGTCCTTCTCTTTCGCTGTTTTGACCGAATGAAATATACCAGGCGCCGTTTCGGTAGACGGCATCGGTGCGCATGATACCCATAAACAGAGCAATCAGAATAAATGAGGTAACGGCTCCGAAGACGAGCTGCCTCGGGCTAAATCCGACGGCATTGAATTTGCCGAGTATCCTACCGAAAAGAGGGAGTTTCTCCTCAACGAATACAAGACTCGTTTCCGGCAGTTCTTCGGTCCATCTGCCGAGTGCGGTGGACGTTTCCAACAGCCGCTTATGTTTTTCGGTGCACGACTCGCATGTTGAGAGGTGTTCGCGAGCGAGCTTTTCTTCCTCTCCGGATATATCTTCATAAATTAAACCGGTAAACAGTTCTTCCATATTATCACAGTTCATATTGAAATACCTCCTTATCTATCTCAAGGCTCGACAGCGCCTTCCGAAGCGCGTTCAAGCCGTAATACATCCTTGATTTAACCGTGTTCAGAGGCTCCTGTAGTATCTCGGAAATTTCCCTGAATTTTAGCCCTTGATATTCCTTCATAATAATAACGATCCTCTGTTCCTCCGGAATCATCTTAAGTCCCTTCCTGATTATCTCGGCTACTTCGCCCTGATAAAGGGCGTCGTCGGCGCTCTCCGAATCGTCTGTTAGAAACTCCTGAAGTTCAACTTCCTCTCCGTTGC
Coding sequences within it:
- a CDS encoding sigma-70 family RNA polymerase sigma factor — encoded protein: MEDSELILKYLDGDVQAFNVLVNRWQVKLYNFAFKVLGRREDAKDVTQKAFIRAYKGLRKLKDPGKFSPWIYQITMNLCRDEMRIQRRSPSLSLHDTIRTSNGEEVELQEFLTDDSESADDALYQGEVAEIIRKGLKMIPEEQRIVIIMKEYQGLKFREISEILQEPLNTVKSRMYYGLNALRKALSSLEIDKEVFQYEL
- a CDS encoding zf-HC2 domain-containing protein, which translates into the protein MNCDNMEELFTGLIYEDISGEEEKLAREHLSTCESCTEKHKRLLETSTALGRWTEELPETSLVFVEEKLPLFGRILGKFNAVGFSPRQLVFGAVTSFILIALFMGIMRTDAVYRNGAWYISFGQNSEREGQLGESVLLSEFKKLQQENLVLMNSLLLASEERLRNENIITVNSLANEFANQRRQDLTLIGRSINEIVHRNEGRFVRTNQLLDNLYRLSSYQTNSLTGSRNIEGK